The following are from one region of the Salicibibacter kimchii genome:
- the lgt gene encoding prolipoprotein diacylglyceryl transferase produces the protein MDAINPVAVELGPIQIYWYGLIIVASALLGLYLAVRESKRRGLPKDTFVDLLLIGFPLSVLFARAYYVVFNWEQYADNFLRVFAVWEGGLAMHGVLIGATLTLVVFAYVRRHSFWQLADIMAPSLILAQATGRWGNFINQEAHGGPVSRAFLEGIYVPEFIIDQMYINGTYYHPTFLYESLWNVTGFIGLMLLRRINLRRGELFLTYLLYYSVGRFFIEGLRTDSLMLTEHLRMAQVASLFLILFAVGMMVYRRKKGHAHVRYLDDGGERLAVKRS, from the coding sequence ATGGATGCGATTAATCCGGTCGCTGTTGAACTAGGGCCGATCCAAATTTATTGGTATGGGCTCATTATTGTAGCCAGTGCACTGCTTGGATTATATCTTGCCGTCCGGGAAAGCAAACGCCGCGGTCTTCCGAAAGATACCTTTGTCGATCTCCTACTTATCGGTTTTCCCTTATCCGTCCTGTTTGCCAGGGCTTACTATGTCGTTTTTAACTGGGAACAGTATGCAGACAATTTTTTAAGGGTTTTTGCCGTCTGGGAAGGCGGGCTGGCCATGCATGGCGTGTTGATCGGAGCTACATTGACCCTTGTTGTTTTTGCGTATGTCCGAAGACATTCCTTCTGGCAACTTGCCGACATTATGGCACCAAGTTTAATTTTGGCACAGGCGACCGGCCGATGGGGGAATTTTATCAATCAAGAAGCCCATGGGGGTCCCGTTTCACGGGCGTTTTTGGAGGGCATATACGTTCCGGAATTTATCATTGATCAGATGTACATAAATGGCACCTATTATCACCCGACGTTTTTATATGAATCGCTGTGGAATGTCACAGGATTTATCGGGCTAATGTTACTGCGGCGGATAAATTTACGTAGGGGAGAACTGTTTTTGACCTATCTTCTTTATTATTCGGTTGGACGGTTCTTTATCGAAGGTTTACGAACGGACAGTTTAATGCTTACGGAACACTTACGGATGGCTCAGGTCGCTTCTCTGTTTCTGATCCTATTCGCAGTGGGGATGATGGTGTACCGACGGAAAAAAGGCCATGCCCACGTTCGTTATCTGGATGACGGGGGAGAGAGGCTCGCCGTAAAACGTTCATGA
- a CDS encoding type II toxin-antitoxin system PemK/MazF family toxin → MNNSNQSQHPTAKKSVKRGDVFFADLSPVVGSEQGGVRPVLIIQNDIGNRFSPTVIVAAITAQIKKAKLPTHVEIDAEEHRFDRDSVVLLEQIRTIDKQRLTDKITYLDDEMMKKVKNALEISIGLSDL, encoded by the coding sequence GTGAATAATTCGAATCAGTCTCAACATCCAACTGCAAAGAAAAGCGTCAAACGGGGGGATGTTTTCTTTGCAGACTTATCTCCGGTGGTCGGCTCGGAACAAGGCGGTGTCCGACCGGTCCTTATTATTCAAAACGATATAGGCAACCGCTTTAGCCCAACCGTCATTGTAGCCGCGATTACCGCACAAATTAAAAAAGCGAAATTGCCGACACATGTGGAAATCGACGCGGAAGAGCATCGATTTGACCGGGACAGCGTCGTACTTTTGGAACAAATCCGCACGATCGATAAACAACGTCTTACGGACAAAATTACCTATTTAGACGATGAGATGATGAAAAAAGTGAAAAACGCATTGGAAATCAGTATTGGCCTTAGTGATTTATAA
- a CDS encoding alpha/beta hydrolase, with the protein MKRKLFSASFKIVIGLSIILSSFVSGWATTSEGDLPSKTAVILHAINNQLVIPDEQLTPPSFLTGNNASDGAAFEHESLQIPVSDGTVLPGRMHRPADAENAPIIVYYHGGAFMEGYGNIHTHDNIVRALAYRSNAIVISVGYRLAPEHVFPKAVDDSYDALQWAYEQAEELGGSKEKMVVAGDSAGGNLATVTALKARNEGGPEVKAQLLYYPLTTFHDRPLETRDKYASGNYLLSRTVMEKARDAYTPGEKMRENPYVSPLDEGVAEGLPPAFIATAEFDPLRDEGELYAHKLHEEEVPVEAIRYEGVMHGFLSFYEVLATGRHALDDSIAFLDRTLNDKEVAGAGFRIVEREQPTGVERLREETEAHMGAVYLLGLHAQRQIDQWVETSLLADSDNE; encoded by the coding sequence ATGAAAAGAAAATTATTTTCCGCATCCTTCAAGATTGTCATCGGATTATCCATCATTTTATCAAGTTTTGTCAGTGGGTGGGCGACAACGTCAGAAGGGGATCTGCCATCGAAAACAGCGGTGATTCTTCATGCCATTAACAATCAGTTAGTCATTCCTGATGAACAATTGACCCCGCCATCGTTTTTAACTGGAAACAATGCTTCCGACGGGGCTGCTTTCGAGCATGAATCCCTGCAAATACCCGTGAGTGACGGCACAGTATTGCCGGGTCGTATGCACCGCCCTGCGGATGCTGAAAATGCCCCTATCATCGTTTACTATCATGGCGGTGCTTTCATGGAGGGGTATGGCAATATTCACACCCATGACAATATCGTCCGTGCGCTCGCTTATCGTTCAAATGCGATTGTGATCAGCGTTGGATACCGATTGGCACCGGAACATGTTTTTCCAAAAGCTGTCGATGATTCTTATGATGCGTTGCAGTGGGCGTATGAACAGGCCGAGGAACTAGGCGGTTCAAAAGAAAAAATGGTTGTGGCAGGGGATAGTGCCGGCGGCAATCTTGCTACAGTAACGGCGCTAAAAGCACGCAACGAAGGAGGACCCGAAGTAAAGGCCCAGCTTCTCTATTACCCTTTGACGACGTTTCATGACCGTCCTTTGGAAACTCGTGATAAATATGCAAGCGGCAATTACTTGCTGTCAAGAACGGTAATGGAAAAAGCACGTGATGCGTATACACCGGGGGAAAAAATGCGGGAAAATCCCTATGTGTCCCCCCTTGACGAAGGGGTGGCCGAAGGTCTCCCTCCAGCATTTATTGCAACGGCGGAATTTGACCCGCTAAGAGATGAAGGTGAACTTTACGCTCATAAGCTTCACGAAGAAGAAGTTCCCGTGGAAGCCATTCGGTATGAAGGCGTTATGCATGGGTTTTTATCCTTTTACGAGGTACTCGCCACCGGCCGCCACGCGTTGGATGACAGCATAGCATTTCTTGATCGGACATTAAATGATAAAGAAGTGGCAGGGGCGGGGTTTCGAATCGTGGAAAGGGAACAACCCACAGGGGTTGAGAGACTCAGGGAGGAGACAGAAGCCCACATGGGTGCCGTTTACCTTCTCGGGTTACACGCTCAACGCCAAATCGATCAATGGGTGGAAACCTCGTTATTGGCTGACTCCGATAACGAATAA
- a CDS encoding YjiH family protein encodes MSAKQYNSTHMLKFLLPSIVGIIIFITPINVDGEITIPIAWLAETLDSFLSPILGELIVTITAISVIGTILYRYLYPEWMRRSLFESLFSVTPVWLVIRIIGFIFAVAILFEWGPEWFWGEATGGEILGLASFLLTIFLFAGIFLPLLMNFGLLEFTGVLLHIIMRPLFTMPGRSSIDSLASWLGDAAIGVLLTSQQYEQGHYTKREAAVLGTTFNIVSITFTIVVLGYLDLTHMFLPYYITIIIAGFVAAIIMPRIPPLSRKSEEYYPGAEPKTRNENSDQPAITRAWKGALTRAGDASTQEAGRNGIRNVMEMWLAVIPIVMTLGTIMIIIAEHTPVFQWLGLPFIPILELMQVPEAQAASEAMLIGFADMLLPAIIASDIQSEMTRFIIGCLSISQLIYMSEVGGMILGSKIPITFWQLVMIFLLRTIITLPIIVLCAHIIF; translated from the coding sequence TTGTCTGCGAAACAATATAACAGTACGCACATGCTAAAATTTCTCCTCCCTTCTATTGTCGGGATTATTATATTTATTACACCTATTAACGTGGATGGCGAAATCACCATTCCAATCGCGTGGTTGGCCGAAACACTGGACTCGTTCCTCTCTCCCATCTTGGGAGAACTGATTGTGACCATTACCGCCATATCGGTTATTGGTACGATCCTCTATCGTTACCTCTACCCGGAATGGATGCGCCGTTCGCTTTTTGAGTCCCTCTTTTCCGTAACACCCGTTTGGTTGGTCATACGGATCATCGGATTTATATTCGCAGTCGCCATTCTCTTTGAGTGGGGGCCGGAATGGTTTTGGGGAGAAGCAACGGGGGGAGAAATTCTTGGATTGGCCTCCTTTTTACTTACAATCTTTCTGTTCGCCGGCATCTTTTTGCCTTTGTTGATGAACTTTGGCCTGTTGGAATTCACAGGGGTGTTGTTGCATATCATTATGCGACCGCTTTTTACGATGCCCGGCCGTTCTTCCATCGACAGTTTAGCCTCATGGCTCGGGGACGCGGCCATCGGGGTATTGTTAACGAGTCAGCAGTATGAACAAGGGCATTATACAAAACGGGAAGCGGCCGTTCTGGGAACGACTTTTAATATCGTATCGATTACCTTTACGATCGTCGTCCTCGGATATCTTGATTTGACCCATATGTTCCTTCCCTATTACATCACGATTATCATCGCCGGTTTTGTTGCCGCGATCATTATGCCCCGCATCCCTCCGCTTTCAAGAAAAAGCGAAGAATATTACCCGGGGGCTGAACCGAAAACACGAAACGAAAATTCCGACCAACCGGCAATCACCCGCGCGTGGAAAGGAGCGCTTACGCGAGCCGGCGATGCCAGCACACAAGAAGCCGGGCGTAACGGAATAAGGAATGTCATGGAGATGTGGCTTGCCGTCATTCCCATAGTCATGACGCTTGGTACGATTATGATCATCATCGCTGAACATACCCCGGTTTTTCAGTGGTTGGGCCTTCCTTTCATTCCAATCTTGGAACTTATGCAAGTGCCCGAAGCACAAGCGGCATCGGAGGCGATGTTAATCGGGTTCGCGGACATGTTGCTCCCCGCGATCATCGCTTCGGATATCCAAAGTGAAATGACACGTTTTATTATCGGCTGTCTTTCGATCAGTCAGTTGATTTATATGTCCGAGGTTGGCGGTATGATTCTCGGCTCAAAAATTCCGATTACCTTTTGGCAACTGGTTATGATTTTCTTGTTGAGAACCATTATTACCTTGCCGATTATTGTTTTATGCGCACATATTATTTTTTAA
- a CDS encoding HAD family hydrolase, with protein sequence MIHTLLFDLDDTLLWDKKSISESLLATCNEAFRQVGVESTELMEAVRTVAPTLYEKQSFYPLTTALGINPFEGLWGTFDDIHDVRLREMGANIRMYQFEVWTEALKNVGIEDFSLARELSKHFIDYRETLPYVYEETFEVLTKMNIPYQLALVTNGAPSLQLKKLHMTKALIPHFDRIVISGAFGVGKPDTSIFSYALEQLGADANQTVMIGDNLHTDIIGGIRAGLKTIWLNRDHEEADTGIVPDAEISTLRELEETLGKLNGFE encoded by the coding sequence ATGATACATACACTTCTGTTCGATTTGGATGACACATTATTATGGGATAAAAAGAGTATATCCGAATCTCTTTTAGCCACATGTAACGAAGCATTCCGTCAAGTAGGCGTTGAAAGTACAGAGCTGATGGAGGCTGTAAGAACAGTAGCCCCGACCCTGTATGAAAAGCAATCGTTTTATCCTTTGACAACCGCTCTAGGCATCAACCCGTTTGAAGGGCTATGGGGGACGTTTGATGATATTCACGACGTTCGACTCAGGGAGATGGGCGCAAACATTCGGATGTATCAGTTTGAAGTTTGGACGGAAGCGTTAAAGAACGTCGGCATTGAGGATTTTTCACTGGCAAGGGAGCTCTCAAAACATTTCATTGACTATCGGGAGACACTCCCTTACGTCTACGAAGAAACGTTTGAAGTTTTAACAAAAATGAACATCCCTTATCAACTTGCCCTCGTGACAAATGGGGCTCCCAGCTTGCAGTTGAAAAAATTACACATGACAAAAGCGCTTATCCCCCATTTTGACCGCATTGTAATCTCCGGCGCCTTTGGAGTTGGTAAACCGGACACATCCATTTTTTCCTATGCACTAGAACAACTCGGTGCCGATGCGAATCAAACCGTGATGATCGGGGATAATTTACATACGGACATTATCGGTGGCATTCGCGCAGGATTAAAAACGATTTGGCTCAATCGCGATCACGAAGAAGCGGACACCGGGATTGTACCGGACGCTGAAATATCCACTTTGCGCGAATTGGAAGAGACGCTTGGAAAATTAAATGGTTTTGAATAA
- a CDS encoding 2-oxoglutarate dehydrogenase E1 component, with amino-acid sequence MDRNVSKPDKTWETFHGPNLGYVMDMYEKYKNDSDEVDPDLKEWFEAHGAPVAKPLNGHAPDVSPEMSTTMMHKIAKAIKLADNIRRFGHVLADVNPLESPGEESPLLQPEENGLDEEDLTSMPADMLCEDAPNHVENGYDAIMHLKQMYTKSIAFEFDQVHDLEERGWLNRMVESGDIYEDLSEERRKHLLEQLTATEKFEQFLHKNFVGQKRFSVEGLDTMIPMLEEMVQYFMHEGADHVMLGMAHRGRLSTLAHVLGKPYNLIFSEFKHAPNKETVPSEGATTLNYGWTGDVKYHLGANRKINQASTHTTVSVANNPSHLEFVNPVVAGYARAAQEDREKTGFPDVEANKAGAILVHGDAAFPGEGIVAETLNLSRLKGYQIGGTLHIIANNLLGFTTESHDSRSTTYASDLAKGFEIPIIHVNADDPDACIAAVHLACEYRSRFHKDFLIDLVGYRRYGHNEGDEPAATQPKLYETIRSHDTATTIYADKLQQEGILEEEQATAMQKEMQEKLEKEYEKVSGSYTPGETEPPEVIEKGLPDVETSVDYDTLKQMNEELLEQPEGFTAFRNVKRILNRREKAFTEGKIDWGHAEALAFASIISDGTPIRMTGQDSERGTFNHRHLILHDAATGENHSPMHTLSTANASFALHNSPLSEAAVVGFEYGYNVQAPDTLVLWEAQYGDFNNAAQVHFDQFISAGRAKWGQRSGIVLLLPHGYEGAGPEHSSARLERFLSLAAENNWNVVNATNTSQYFHLLRRQAATLEMDEVRPLVLMTPKSLLRNQTIADSHEAFTDGKFKAVIEDPKTSGNKEEDVDTIIFCSGKVSIDLHETIDEDVDVSHLHIARVEELYPYPKEDIKVVLSKYKNVKHVKWVQEEPKNMGAWSYIEPYLRETLPADIDIEYIGRRRRSSPSEGDPNVHKNEQQRIINDALGLQEGRDD; translated from the coding sequence ATGGACAGAAACGTTTCCAAGCCGGATAAGACTTGGGAAACATTTCACGGACCTAATCTAGGTTACGTGATGGACATGTACGAAAAATACAAGAATGATTCGGACGAAGTAGACCCGGATTTGAAAGAGTGGTTTGAAGCTCACGGAGCTCCCGTCGCCAAACCGCTAAATGGGCATGCTCCCGATGTTTCTCCGGAAATGTCTACGACGATGATGCATAAGATTGCAAAGGCGATAAAACTTGCGGATAACATTCGCAGATTCGGTCATGTTTTGGCAGATGTTAACCCGCTTGAATCCCCCGGAGAGGAGTCTCCGCTTTTACAGCCCGAGGAAAATGGCCTGGATGAAGAAGACTTAACATCCATGCCGGCAGATATGCTATGCGAGGATGCCCCGAATCATGTAGAAAATGGCTATGACGCCATTATGCACTTAAAACAAATGTACACGAAATCAATCGCGTTTGAATTCGACCAAGTCCACGACCTTGAGGAACGAGGCTGGTTGAACCGTATGGTTGAATCCGGAGACATTTATGAAGATTTATCGGAGGAAAGACGAAAGCATCTCCTTGAACAATTAACGGCTACCGAGAAATTCGAGCAATTTTTGCATAAGAATTTTGTTGGGCAAAAACGCTTTTCCGTCGAAGGCCTTGACACCATGATTCCCATGCTTGAAGAGATGGTACAATATTTCATGCATGAGGGCGCTGACCATGTCATGCTCGGCATGGCGCATCGCGGCCGATTAAGTACACTTGCACATGTATTGGGCAAGCCATATAATCTGATTTTTTCCGAATTCAAGCATGCGCCTAATAAAGAAACCGTTCCCTCGGAGGGTGCAACGACGTTAAATTATGGTTGGACCGGTGATGTCAAATATCACTTAGGCGCAAACCGGAAAATTAATCAAGCGTCCACCCATACAACGGTGAGCGTCGCTAACAACCCGAGCCACCTGGAATTTGTTAACCCCGTTGTAGCCGGATACGCCCGTGCTGCACAAGAGGATCGTGAAAAAACCGGGTTTCCGGATGTTGAAGCCAACAAGGCCGGAGCCATTCTTGTGCATGGAGACGCGGCATTCCCCGGTGAAGGCATCGTGGCTGAAACATTGAATTTAAGCCGCTTGAAAGGGTATCAAATCGGAGGGACCCTCCACATTATCGCGAATAATTTGCTCGGTTTCACGACCGAAAGCCACGATTCCCGATCGACCACCTACGCCAGCGACTTGGCGAAAGGGTTTGAGATCCCCATCATTCATGTAAACGCTGATGATCCTGATGCCTGTATAGCAGCCGTGCATCTGGCTTGCGAATATCGCAGTCGCTTTCATAAAGACTTCTTGATCGATTTAGTGGGTTATCGTCGTTATGGCCACAACGAGGGGGACGAACCCGCGGCGACCCAACCCAAACTTTACGAAACAATTCGTTCGCATGACACTGCCACAACGATTTACGCCGATAAGCTCCAACAAGAAGGTATCCTCGAAGAGGAACAGGCAACGGCCATGCAAAAAGAAATGCAAGAAAAACTGGAAAAAGAATATGAGAAAGTTTCCGGGAGCTACACCCCCGGAGAAACAGAGCCACCTGAAGTCATTGAAAAAGGGTTGCCCGATGTGGAAACGAGCGTCGACTATGATACGTTGAAGCAAATGAATGAAGAATTACTTGAACAGCCGGAAGGATTCACTGCTTTTCGCAATGTGAAGCGTATCCTCAACCGTAGGGAAAAAGCATTTACGGAAGGGAAGATCGATTGGGGGCACGCCGAAGCCCTTGCTTTTGCATCGATTATATCCGATGGTACACCGATCCGGATGACGGGACAAGATTCAGAACGAGGGACTTTTAACCACCGTCATCTCATCCTTCATGATGCAGCAACCGGAGAGAATCATTCACCGATGCACACGTTATCGACAGCAAACGCATCTTTTGCCCTTCACAACAGCCCGCTCTCCGAGGCAGCCGTCGTAGGATTTGAGTACGGTTATAACGTTCAGGCACCGGATACGTTAGTCCTTTGGGAAGCACAGTACGGAGATTTCAATAACGCGGCCCAAGTTCATTTTGATCAATTCATTTCGGCCGGAAGAGCAAAGTGGGGGCAACGATCAGGCATTGTTCTGCTATTGCCGCACGGATATGAAGGGGCAGGCCCCGAACATTCAAGCGCGCGATTGGAACGCTTTTTGTCTCTTGCTGCCGAGAATAACTGGAACGTTGTCAACGCCACGAACACGTCCCAGTATTTCCATCTGTTACGCCGACAAGCCGCTACGTTGGAAATGGACGAAGTAAGGCCACTTGTGTTGATGACGCCGAAAAGCCTGCTCAGAAATCAAACGATTGCAGACTCGCACGAAGCGTTTACCGACGGCAAATTTAAAGCAGTTATCGAAGATCCGAAAACGAGCGGTAACAAAGAAGAAGACGTAGATACAATTATCTTTTGCAGTGGTAAAGTGTCCATCGATCTCCATGAAACGATCGACGAAGATGTGGATGTCAGCCATTTGCATATCGCGAGAGTTGAGGAATTGTATCCATATCCAAAAGAAGACATCAAGGTCGTTCTTTCCAAGTATAAAAATGTTAAACATGTCAAATGGGTACAAGAAGAGCCTAAAAACATGGGGGCTTGGAGCTATATCGAGCCTTATCTACGTGAAACGTTGCCCGCGGACATTGATATTGAGTATATCGGCAGAAGACGCCGTTCCAGCCCATCTGAAGGCGACCCCAATGTCCATAAAAACGAACAGCAAAGAATCATCAATGACGCGTTGGGCCTACAAGAAGGGAGAGACGACTAA